A stretch of the Clostridium fungisolvens genome encodes the following:
- a CDS encoding multidrug efflux MFS transporter — protein sequence MKLWKKNLIVCWFGMFVTGIGMSQIAPVMPMYIKHLGIADGSSIAKLSGIAFGITFIISAIFSPIWGNAADKYGRKPMLLRASLGMAIIISLMGFAPNVYVLIGLRLLQGAITGYSTACTTLIATQTDKENAGYALGTLSTASIAGSLIGPTIGGLVGDTFGLQPVFFITGALILVAFIATLLFVKEDFVRSDKKALSSKEIWDSVPEKSLTITLSLTFFIITLALYTIEPIITVYVTQLSRDTSHVALVSGLAFSASGLANVIAAPRLGKLSDKIGAHKVILWALLIAGLIYVPQAFVKNPWQLMGLRFLLGLTFGGLNPSVNTLVKKITPNSITGRVFGFTISAGYLGIFGGSVLGGQIAGRFGISYVFFITSGLLMLNAVWVYFKVYKKLERI from the coding sequence ATGAAACTATGGAAAAAGAATTTAATAGTTTGCTGGTTTGGAATGTTTGTTACAGGAATAGGGATGAGTCAAATCGCACCAGTGATGCCTATGTACATAAAGCATCTTGGAATAGCTGATGGTTCTTCGATTGCAAAGCTTTCAGGAATTGCATTTGGAATAACCTTTATAATTTCAGCTATTTTTTCACCTATTTGGGGGAATGCTGCAGATAAGTATGGAAGAAAGCCTATGCTTTTAAGAGCTAGTCTTGGAATGGCTATAATAATATCTTTAATGGGATTTGCACCAAATGTATATGTACTAATTGGGCTAAGATTGTTACAAGGGGCGATAACAGGGTATAGTACAGCTTGTACTACGCTCATAGCCACTCAGACAGATAAGGAAAATGCGGGGTATGCATTAGGAACTCTTTCAACTGCTAGTATTGCAGGATCACTTATCGGGCCAACCATAGGAGGTTTAGTAGGGGATACTTTTGGACTACAGCCAGTCTTTTTTATAACTGGAGCGTTGATTTTAGTTGCATTTATAGCCACGCTTTTATTTGTTAAGGAAGATTTTGTACGTAGTGATAAAAAGGCACTAAGTTCAAAAGAAATATGGGATAGTGTGCCTGAGAAAAGTCTAACCATAACTTTATCGTTAACCTTTTTTATTATAACTTTAGCATTATACACTATTGAACCCATTATAACAGTTTATGTTACACAATTAAGTAGGGATACTAGTCATGTTGCTTTAGTGTCAGGCTTAGCTTTTTCAGCCTCTGGACTGGCAAACGTAATTGCTGCTCCAAGATTAGGAAAACTATCCGATAAGATAGGTGCACATAAAGTTATATTGTGGGCACTTTTAATAGCAGGACTTATTTATGTGCCTCAAGCCTTTGTAAAAAATCCATGGCAATTAATGGGATTGCGTTTTTTATTAGGACTTACCTTTGGTGGATTAAATCCATCTGTGAATACATTAGTTAAAAAGATTACTCCAAATTCTATTACAGGCAGAGTCTTTGGGTTTACAATATCTGCTGGGTATTTGGGTATTTTTGGAGGGTCTGTTTTAGGTGGACAAATAGCTGGAAGGTTTGGTA